Below is a window of Bacteroidales bacterium DNA.
GAGGCTTGGTTTCAGAAGGTTTGAAAAGATCCGTATCAACTGCATTGGCAAGCGTGAAATGATGCCGGTGGTTCAGACCATGCACTTCCATAGCCTGATAAAGTGAGGCTGAAACTGGGAGCAGCATCTCCGAACGTTTTAAGATAAATCGGGTGATTTTCTTACGGAAAAAGCCATGAAACGCATTGTGTTCAGGAAAGTACCGCGACCAGTGTTCGGAAATCAGATAAGGAATGCCATGAAACCATTTTAGCAAAAGTGCGAAAATTGCAGGCCGGGTAAGAATATGAACATGCACCAGATCGGGCTTATTTCTCTTAAGCCTGATCGTTTTGTAGCCACGCCAGCAAGCAGTAAAATATCTGAAACCGTTGATCAGGTTATTGAGAAGCCCAATCCCGCCTGTAGCTTTCCTGATATAAATGGTACAATTGTAATAAGAATCATCAATTGTGTTCACCATATAGAAAACTGCAGCTTGTTTTTCAACGAAATGCAGGAATAGCACGCTGTTTTCGCATTTCCCGGCAAGGCAGAGCAAATGATTTTTCACAAATAAACCCCACATTGAATCATCGCGGTGCGGAAACCAACGCGGGATATGCAGGACGTGAATTTTTTGCCGCTCAGTTTGCATGCTGGGTTTTAATCAGAAATAATGATCAGGCTTTTATTGAAAAAGACAATTCCGGCCTAATATCCAAAAATTTGCTCAAGTGTCAGGAACTCTACTTCGCCATATTGTTCCAGAGTGTTCATATCCAGATCATCGCGTTTGCCAAGTACAAGAATATGATAGTTTTTCTCTTTCAGATACTTTTCCTGGAACGATTTAAGGTCGTTAAATTCCATTGTTGGAACACTGGCAAACACATCTTTCCGGATATCGTAGTCAAGCCCCATTCTTTTGGCGCGCTCGTAATTGAACAATATGCTGGACTTGGTAATACGCTCTGTCCTGATCTGCTCTTCAATGGCTTCCTGGGCTGTTTTGAAACTTCTTTCCGATTCGGGCATGTTATTGATCAGATCCGCCATTCCGCCCATGGCTTCGGGCAATTTATCGTTTTGCGTTCCGATGAATGAAGTAATATAATGCGAACGATCGGGTCGCGATGGAATTGAATAGCGGGCATAAGCGCTGTAAGCAAGCCCCTTGGCTTCGCGAAGTTCCTGAAATACAATTGACGACATACCGGCTCCGAAATATTCATTGAAAAGTGAAATAGATGGAAGCATGGATGAATT
It encodes the following:
- a CDS encoding glycosyltransferase translates to MQTERQKIHVLHIPRWFPHRDDSMWGLFVKNHLLCLAGKCENSVLFLHFVEKQAAVFYMVNTIDDSYYNCTIYIRKATGGIGLLNNLINGFRYFTACWRGYKTIRLKRNKPDLVHVHILTRPAIFALLLKWFHGIPYLISEHWSRYFPEHNAFHGFFRKKITRFILKRSEMLLPVSASLYQAMEVHGLNHRHHFTLANAVDTDLFKPSETKPQNTVTRLIHISCFEDKSKNISGLLKAMQLLKAQNIPVTLDLVGDGIDRIEMEALATNLGLSQHEAIFHGTLQPKMLVKLLQQSDFLIQTSFYETFSTVVAESLACGIPVLSTPVGIFPEIFKPDLGLIIPGSSPDVIVNSIVLAISKKGSFDSSAMRNIAIERFSNESVGKALFEKYESIISASTK